ACTcattgaaaaaaagtttttttttttgttgttgttttgttttgttttttttggtaccatgaaTCAAACttaggggcgctcaaccactgagccacatcctcagccctattttgtattttgtttagagacagggtctcactgagttgcttagtgtctcactgttgctgtgactggcttttaactcatgatcctcctgtctcagcctcttgagcctctgggattacatgcatgtgccaccgtgcccagcccctCTCCAGTCCCCTTGAGAATTATTGCTCAAATATTCATTGtcacttgcctttttttttttgcttcaattcTAAATTTAAGATACTAGTATACACAAAATGTTTAATGGAGTTGACcaatagagaaaaattaatcatcaaataaacaaaactgaacaTTATaacaagtgtggtggcacatgccgcTAAACCTGACTTCTTGGGAGATTTAGGCAGGAAAAACATGAATTAGTTTAGGGCCAGTttaggcaacttaacaagactcagtttcaaaataaaaattaaaaggctggatatagctcaatggctgcctagcatgtaccaggtagtgggtttgatccctagtaacccctccaccccaccacagacacacaaagaaagggaaaaaaaaaaaaaagaaaaacatgaatatCACAGTTgtcattttctgattattttctgatatatattgagaaaaaaattgtgGAGAACTTATCAGACTCTCTGAAAATCTGTATATAGGCCACTGAATAATTATAAACTATAGGCCTAGAACCCAGAGGAATTAAGTTTAAATTTAGCTTCTTTTAATTCCtaactgggtttttaaaaattgtgtctctcttaattttcaaatctataaatgaaaataatgatttcTTTTAATAGAATCAACTGCTTTGAATCACTTAGCATTTTATAAATTACTGCATGTACTATGTATGTTTACTGTGAAAACAAATGCAAagagcttttttaaaataaagtgtatgatctgtatttggggtaaaaatgggagttcaaaacccaattgagtcaaatgtatgaaagatgatatatcatgagctctgtaatgttttgaacaatcaataataaaaaaataaataaataaataaataaaataaagtgtatgATCCTAACTAagcagagaaaaattattttgtttattcctgTAATTTAtgattagaaatgaaaatattcattatCATAACAGATTTATGACATTTTTGCTCTAATTATGGCATTATTAGAAAGATCCTCATAATATAAACAAATTACCATAGCATGAACTTAAGTgtttttcttgggtttttttaatttaaagttttaaataattgttaCAAGTATACTTATTAAGACATGTTTTTCAACATTTCTAATACTTTAATACTAGTATTTCAACAAAGCTTGAGtgctgattttattaattttgttatagTTAAAATATTCATTCCCTTTACTAAAATCATAAGTTattttagtggaaaaaaattgTCTTCTTAGAGTCTCATTACAGCTTCTGATCCCTATTTTATTAAACTTTACATTTAAGTGTCTAGTATATTTTCCTTCATTAAGTGtcctaatatattttattgcagAACTGGATTCTCACCTGACTCAAGTATATATCCacttatataaataaagtaaaaataaatcatggagaaacacttaacatgataaaaaaatttcaaaatttgtccACATATTTAATAACACAGTTAAACAGGGACCAGAAATCATCATATTACtgcttttcaaaacaaaaatagattctCCTACTTACTGGTTCCTTAATTACTGTTTcattaaccatttttatttttcaattttccctttgcaagaaatttaataaaaatcaaataggtGATCATCACAAAGATTTCTGTTTCATTAACATCTTTGAAGGAGaaaattttcacttcttttttgtcTGTGTAACCACAAAATAAATTGGATAATGAAGAGTAAACACAAGCAGAAGAGAAAATCTACTAAAGGACAAAGATAAAGCAAAAACCCTAATCAACAGTTTACAACTGAAGAAAGATTCAAGGTcatattgcatttttttaaattaaatttattttaactggtacagagaaacacaaaaaatgttcatattaatGAAGTATGATTCATGTTTCAGCTCATATTGTACAATGTTTAAATCGGGTTAAACACATTATCTTCtgaaacatttgtcatttctttatggtacaaaatttcaaaatattttcttctagatttttgaaatgtacagtgcattataattatgtataGTCACTCTACTGTGCAACAACACACCAGAAATTCTTGCTTTGATTACCCTCTGGGAgactagaaagaaggaaaagaattgtGCTTACTTGTTAGAAAGGGAAGGTTTCTGGGAGCTGTCCAATGTACTGAGTGAACTTCATAGCCACAATTTACCCCCTTAATAGGGGCTGCTGTCCTCATTGGTTCTTTCTGAAACTAGGGTGCTTCTGTAATCAGGATTCAAGCTATTTCTTCTAATTCACCTTTgatattattttccaaagtgttGGTCTGTTCCGCTTggctttttaaatatgtttacaaTGAATAATTAACTATAGCTATTGGCAAACAAAGAAGGGGGGAAATCCTTTCTTTGTTAAAATCAGGGATTTTATGAAactagtaaatttttattttaatcatactaaattcaaatttttctcaaaaaaatctaAAGACAGCCAATAAATTCACTAAGGTATAGTTTCCACTCTTAAAACCTACTGTAGACTGAACCAAACAAATGGATGAAAATAAGCCCAATGAAAGTGTCAGGATTTTTCTTTGTTCACAAGTAAATACTTGATCAGCAATTTAAAAGTCCAAAGACTCCTCAGCAGAGGGGTGAGCTGATCTACCCTTTGGCTTAACCAAGGATAAATCGTACTTTTGAAAGGAGATTGAAGTAGTTTTGTTGGGGGAGTGGAGGGTGGCGGAGGGTTTGCTTTGTCCCCAAGGCTGACAATTATACAGCCCGACTAGAGAAAAATTTGTGaactatcatttttcattttgttgtcatGATAACTTTTTCCCTGTAATAAAATCTCCACGTGAGTGGAAGATGAGGGTAAGGAAAGGAAAGTCAAGTATCTCAATTGTTAGGCTGATTGCTACACACAGACATTAGAAGTCAGGGTTTGTAACCACGCAGCAGAGTTGTTTGAGATGccctagaaggaaaaaaaaaaaaaaaaagaaagccggTTCCAACAGCGACTCTGGGGAATGTGCTTTAGGCCCCCCTGCCATGCTTACTTAAGCTAATGGAAGGTCTTGCCTTTCAGCAGCCGCTGCACTGGGATACCAGACAAACAGCTCCCCTCGACCCCTGGCAGGAAGGGCCCCTCTTCAGGACATCATTAAAAGCACATGCACTTGCTTCACATCCATTGGCAGATGGTGGCAAGATTCAGGACTTCTACCCTGACGCCAAGGAGAAACCATCGCGCTGGAAAATACCTTGGCTTTGAAAATCCAAATCGAAATTAAAGAACTACACGAGATAAGGAGCCTGGGGAACATTAGTTGGCTGCGGGGGTGAAGAGAGACACAAAAAGCACACAGCAGGTAAGAACTTGGGGGTTGTTGCCAAGAAGGAACTGTCCGCGTGGCGCAGCGAAAAGATCTGAGAAGTGGAGGCCTTTCCTTCTGCGCCCCGCAGGCGTACTCAGGCTTGTCTTCCTTCATCAGCTTCCAGAGGAGGGACGTTGTCAGAGTCTTCCCAATCGGGGCGACTAATTCTGTTATCAGCTTGGTAATAAATATTAATGTCCCCCAGCCAGCCGGTGATGGTGTTCCATCAGACCCAAGGCTGTTAAGAAGCCCCATCCGCAGCTTCGCCCCTCCCTGCGAAAAATCGATGAGACGCAGGGCCAAGTTGAAGCGATGGCGGCCTATCCCGAAAGCTGCGTGGACGCCACTGTGCTGGACTTCGTCGCAGACCTGTCCCTGGCCTCCCCGAGACACCCTCTCCTTTGCGACTTTTCGCCCGGCGTCCCCTTTGGGGACCCGGCCCTTGAGCTCCGAGAGGGAAGGCCCAGGAGGCTGGCGCAGTTTGAGGAGGGGACCCCGGAAGAAGAGGATTGCGAAGTAGATGAAGGGGATGGGgacgaagaggaggaggaagaggagggacgCGGGAGAGGACCCTCGGTACTAGGCCGCCCCAAGAGGAAAAGGGTGATCACCTATGCCCAGCGCCAGGCCGCCAACATCCGCGAGAGAAAGCGGATGTTCAACCTCAACGAAGCCTTTGACCAGCTGCGGAGGAAGGTGCCCACTTTTGCTTACGAGAAGAGGCTGTCTCGGATCGAGACCCTACGCCTGGCCATCGTCTACATCTCCTTCATGACTGAGCTCTTGGAGAGCTGCGAGAAGAAGGAAACCGGCTGAGCCGGGTGGGATGGGGGTCATCAGCCCCCTCCTCGCCTGAGCGCGCGTGGgtctggggtgtttcaggacccAGCAGTGAGTGTCGCTGAAAGGCAAGTAGGGACGCCCCAAGACAGAACGGCTGACCTTCCGAAGATCGGGTTTCAGTATTGTAAAATCCCCACAGCCCTCGGGAAGTGTGGCAGCTGTAGAGTTAATATATATGCGGTCGCCCTCAAAGGAATGGAGATTAGGGGCCAGAGGGCTGTTAACTAGGAGTCTGGACTGTGTGAGGCTCAAACTCAGCATCTTCTGAGGGCTGAGTGGGTGGAAAGTTCATCTTCTCAACGACAGAGTTCAGAGCTTCTATGGAGTAcaatctttcctccttcttttttttttaatagaaatttaaaaaatctcactttttattttttttttaaatttttttttaagactcaaGAGTCGGGACTGAACCATCCCCTACAGGAGGTCCTGTCTGGCTTGTGCTGGTGGGCACAGAACCACTAGGGGTGCGATGGTGCTGAGTTTTCTGATTAGTCAAGGGGCTCTCGACCTCCCATGGGGTGGACAACGTGCAACAAGTGCACCAACCTCTGAGAAAGAatcattctctctcctctctcctctctcttcattCGCCCTTCTCCCTCCCGTCTCCACCTGATTTGGGTGATCCGCGATGAGCTGCCATTCTGATATTCCCAGAGAGACCTTAGCTCGTAGCAAGGCAGCACGTAGCCAGATCACAGTGGCATTTACGCTGCGCCTTAGCTCGCGTACAAATCGCCGCGTTGGCAGAAACAATAACCTTCTTTATGACACTTCCGGCCCTGCTTGAGAGAGGTGGGCTGGCGGTACTTCTGGCCCTAAAGCTCGGGACTCTGCCAGACCTGTAGGAGGCCCTGAGCGCGCCCACGCCCTAACCGCCCTTGCGCTTCCAACTTTCGCTGCACTCAAGGGGCCTGGGTCTTTCTAGGAGCTACGATGCCCCAACGAGTTTAAAAATCTTCAGCTGTCTGGAAAGGGGATTGCTTTCATTTTAAGGGTATCCAGGGAGGCGAATAGTTAAAGGAGGAGATACATTTTGACACTGCAAAATGCTTGCGAtggaaaagaggttgaagaaggTTCACTGCTGAGAGGCGCCTCCAGTTGAACCCTTTGTCACTCCACAATTCCTTCTTTGTGATTTGCTAGCACCTGAACTGGGGGTTTTAAGAAAGGAGAGGTTAAGTGAAGAGAGGAACTGGAGCAATGATGCCGGGTTAACTGTAAATTCACTGCTCCTAAAGAATAAACCCCCAATGGTTATTCTAGCACTTCTTTTTGCCTTTCATTGTGCATAGGCATATTCAGGTGTGGAAGCACACATAGACAATTCTCTATCACACTTTTAAGATGCTTCATATAATAGAATTCGTGTTATGAAGCTGCAACATAATACGTGTTCTGGAAAGTTTGTGAAACAaaagttcaaaaaagaaaatttgaatcaCCCCACACTAAAACACTGTTAgtattttcatctgttttctgtcagtgtctctctccctccctcctccggccttccccctcccctttgccccccCCCTTCCAATGTACTTATAGATTCAATGCATTTAACAAATTTTGGATACTGACTTTATTTTCACCTGGCATTATAGAATGAACACTTTCCCCTTGACTTTATTAttcaaaaatgattttgattACTGTATTTTATTGTCATGTGGATGTATCACAACTTAATCCAAATCCTTTACAGTTGGTTACAGTTGGGTATGGAAGACATTTCCTTTCAAAAAGTACATTATGCCACAAAAAGCGTTCCTATAAATGcttcttctttataattttctaatattagatTCCTAGAGCTGAAATCTCTGGGTAAAATGAACATATAGGTTTGTGAACACAAATGGCCAGATTTGCTTTTGCCAGTTCACACTCCATCCCACTAGCACAACAAGGATTTGTCCTGTCCCCCAGCCACTTTGTCAATACTTAGAGCCCTTGAAACTTTTCCCAGTTCTCCTTTACATGGGAACTGGATTAGTTCTGAAATGAGCCCTttcaccccccctttttttttcaactCTCTCTTTCCACTAGGATTCTTTCCACCTCTGCTATAAACATATCGGAACAAAcaggtaagagaaaaaaatataaacactaaattaaccaaacaataacaaaaccaggaaattaattattttctaattctctaTCTCTAGCACTTTCATTAAGATAAACTGAGATTTGGAAAATGACCTATTTATCTGTTTTATgaagtaaaattatttgttatcctcttctttctctagaCAACGTTTTAGTTACCTAGATGATTATATTCGTATCTTTtaagatacatttaaaattactCATATTGatacatgaaacaaaa
This is a stretch of genomic DNA from Ictidomys tridecemlineatus isolate mIctTri1 chromosome 2, mIctTri1.hap1, whole genome shotgun sequence. It encodes these proteins:
- the Ferd3l gene encoding fer3-like protein produces the protein MAAYPESCVDATVLDFVADLSLASPRHPLLCDFSPGVPFGDPALELREGRPRRLAQFEEGTPEEEDCEVDEGDGDEEEEEEEGRGRGPSVLGRPKRKRVITYAQRQAANIRERKRMFNLNEAFDQLRRKVPTFAYEKRLSRIETLRLAIVYISFMTELLESCEKKETG